In Pleuronectes platessa chromosome 4, fPlePla1.1, whole genome shotgun sequence, the following proteins share a genomic window:
- the pde4d gene encoding cAMP-specific 3',5'-cyclic phosphodiesterase 4D isoform X2 produces the protein MKPGQGPGVPSDRSMMHLSHFPLRRHSWICFDVDNGTSSGRSPLDPMASPGSGLILQANFVHSQRRESFLYRSDSDYDLSPKSMSRNSSIASDIHGDDMIVTPFAQVLASLRTVRNNFGALTNLQIDRASNKRSPMCNQPPITKTTFTEEAYQKLATETLEELDWCLDQLETLQTRHSVSEMASNKFKRMLNRELTHLSEMSRSGNQVSEFISSTFLDKQHEVEMPTPQSQKDKEKEKTTKPMSQITGVKKLQHSSSLTNSNIARFGVKTETEDELAKELEQVNKWGLNVFKISEFSGNRPLTVMMYTIFQERDMLKTFKIPLDTFITYLMTLEDHYHGDVAYHNNIHAADVTQSTHVLLSTPALEAVFTDLEILAAIFASAIHDVDHPGVSNQFLINTNSELALMYNDSSVLENHHLAVGFKLLQDENCDIFQNLTKKQRQSLRKMVIDIVLATDMSKHMNLLADLKTMVETKKVTSSGVLLLDNYSDRIQVLQNMVHCADLSNPTKPLQLYRQWTDRIMEEFFCQGDRERERGMDISPMCDKHNASVEKSQVGFIDYIVHPLWETWADLVHPDAQDILDTLEDNREWYQSTIPQSPSPQLDDPEDGSRPPGGDKFQFELTLEEDGESDTEKDSGSQPEEEEDEEEEEEEEEEEEDEEEDDNSCTDSKTLCTQDSESTEIPLDEQVGEEEEEEELAEGEKTPCSQSCVAEEKVAEVEENEEDKEKSPDT, from the exons CTTCGATGTGGACAATGGCACGTCATCAGGTCGCAGCCCCCTGGACCCGATGGCCAGCCCGGGCTCTGGCCTCATCCTGCAGGCCAACTTTGTCCACAGCCAACGGAGAGAGTCATTCCTCTACCGCTCCGACAGTGACTATGACCTCTCGCCGAAGTCTATGTCCCGAAACTCCTCCATTGCCAGTGACAT TCATGGTGACGATATGATTGTAACGCCATTTGCACAG GTCCTCGCCAGTTTAAGAACCGTACGGAACAACTTTGGTGCACTAACAAATCTACAAATAGACAGAGCATCCAACAA GAGATCACCAATGTGTAACCAACCCCCCATCACCAAGACCACCTTCACAG AGGAGGCCTACCAGAAACTGGCCACTGAgaccctggaggagctggactggTGCCTGGACcagctggagacgctgcagaCAAGACACTCAGTCAGCGAGATGGCCTCCAACAAG TTCAAGAGGATGTTGAATAGGGAGTTGACTCACCTGTCAGAGATGAGCCGCTCTGGGAACCAGGTGTCCGAGTTCATCTCCAGCACTTTCTTAG ACAAGCAACACGAAGTGGAGATGCCAACCCCTCAGTCccagaaggacaaggagaaggagaagacgaCCAAGCCCATGTCTCAAATCACGGGGGTGAAAAAGCTGCAACACTCCTCCAGCCTCACGAACTCCAACATCGCTCGCTTTGGAGTGAAAACTGAGACCGAGGATGAACTCGCTAAG gagctggagcaggtgaATAAATGGGGccttaatgtttttaaaatctcaGAGTTCTCTGGGAACCGGCCGCTAACAGTCATGATGTACACGATATTCCAG gaGAGGGACATGTTAAAGACTTTTAAAATTCCACTCGACACCTTTATAACTTACCTGATGACCTTAGAAGACCATTATCATGGCGATGTGGCCTACCATAACAACATCCATGCTGCTGACGTCACCCAGTCGACTCATGTGCTGCTATCCACCCCTGCCCTTGAG GCTGTGTTCACAGACCTCGAGATCTTAGCTGCCATCTTTGCCAGTGCAATTCACGACGTGGACCATCCTGGAGTCTCCAACCAGTTCCTCATCAACACCA ATTCGGAACTAGCGCTGATGTACAACGACTCGTCCGTGTTGGAGAACCACCACCTAGCAGTTGGTTTCAAGCTCCTACAAGATGAGAACTGTGACATCTTCCAAAACCTGaccaaaaaacaaagacaatcaCTGAGAAAGATGGTCATTGACATC GTTCTAGCAACAGACATGTCGAAGCACATGAATCTACTGGCCGATCTGAAAACGATGGTGGAAACTAAGAAGGTGACCAGCTCGGGTGTTTTGCTGCTGGACAACTACTCTGACAGGATACAG GTTCTCCAGAACATGGTGCACTGTGCGGACCTGAGCAACCCCACCAAGCCCCTGCAGCTGTACCGGCAGTGGACGGACCGCATCATGGAGGAGTTCTTCTGCCAGGGTGATCGGGAGAGGGAGCGGGGCATGGACATCAGCCCTATGTGTGACAAACACAATGCCTCAGTAGAAAAGAGCCAG GTTGGTTTCATAGACTATATCGTTCACCCTTTGTGGGAGACGTGGGCTGACCTGGTTCACCCGGATGCCCAGGACATCCTGGACACGTTGGAAGACAACAGGGAGTGGTACCAAAGCACCATCCCCCAGAGTCCGTCTCCTCAACTGGACGACCCTGAGGATGGCAGTCGACCCCCAGGAGGGGACAAGTTCCAGTTTGAGctcaccctggaggaggacgGGGAGTCGGACACTGAGAAAGACAGTGGCAGccagccagaggaggaggaggacgaggaggaagaggaagaggaggaggaagaagaagaggatgaggaggaggatgacaaCAGCTGTACTGACTCTAAAACACTCTGCACGCAGGACTCTGAATCCACTGAGATTCCATTGGATGAAcaggtgggggaggaggaggaggaggaggagttggcGGAAGGGGAGAAAACACCTTGCTCGCAATCGTGCGTGGCGGAGGAAAAGGTAGCAGAGGTGGAAGAGaatgaggaggacaaggagaaatCCCCCGACACATAG
- the pde4d gene encoding cAMP-specific 3',5'-cyclic phosphodiesterase 4D isoform X3, producing the protein MSIILKPRSRSTSSLKNTEGICFDVDNGTSSGRSPLDPMASPGSGLILQANFVHSQRRESFLYRSDSDYDLSPKSMSRNSSIASDIHGDDMIVTPFAQVLASLRTVRNNFGALTNLQIDRASNKRSPMCNQPPITKTTFTEEAYQKLATETLEELDWCLDQLETLQTRHSVSEMASNKFKRMLNRELTHLSEMSRSGNQVSEFISSTFLDKQHEVEMPTPQSQKDKEKEKTTKPMSQITGVKKLQHSSSLTNSNIARFGVKTETEDELAKELEQVNKWGLNVFKISEFSGNRPLTVMMYTIFQERDMLKTFKIPLDTFITYLMTLEDHYHGDVAYHNNIHAADVTQSTHVLLSTPALEAVFTDLEILAAIFASAIHDVDHPGVSNQFLINTNSELALMYNDSSVLENHHLAVGFKLLQDENCDIFQNLTKKQRQSLRKMVIDIVLATDMSKHMNLLADLKTMVETKKVTSSGVLLLDNYSDRIQVLQNMVHCADLSNPTKPLQLYRQWTDRIMEEFFCQGDRERERGMDISPMCDKHNASVEKSQVGFIDYIVHPLWETWADLVHPDAQDILDTLEDNREWYQSTIPQSPSPQLDDPEDGSRPPGGDKFQFELTLEEDGESDTEKDSGSQPEEEEDEEEEEEEEEEEEDEEEDDNSCTDSKTLCTQDSESTEIPLDEQVGEEEEEEELAEGEKTPCSQSCVAEEKVAEVEENEEDKEKSPDT; encoded by the exons CTTCGATGTGGACAATGGCACGTCATCAGGTCGCAGCCCCCTGGACCCGATGGCCAGCCCGGGCTCTGGCCTCATCCTGCAGGCCAACTTTGTCCACAGCCAACGGAGAGAGTCATTCCTCTACCGCTCCGACAGTGACTATGACCTCTCGCCGAAGTCTATGTCCCGAAACTCCTCCATTGCCAGTGACAT TCATGGTGACGATATGATTGTAACGCCATTTGCACAG GTCCTCGCCAGTTTAAGAACCGTACGGAACAACTTTGGTGCACTAACAAATCTACAAATAGACAGAGCATCCAACAA GAGATCACCAATGTGTAACCAACCCCCCATCACCAAGACCACCTTCACAG AGGAGGCCTACCAGAAACTGGCCACTGAgaccctggaggagctggactggTGCCTGGACcagctggagacgctgcagaCAAGACACTCAGTCAGCGAGATGGCCTCCAACAAG TTCAAGAGGATGTTGAATAGGGAGTTGACTCACCTGTCAGAGATGAGCCGCTCTGGGAACCAGGTGTCCGAGTTCATCTCCAGCACTTTCTTAG ACAAGCAACACGAAGTGGAGATGCCAACCCCTCAGTCccagaaggacaaggagaaggagaagacgaCCAAGCCCATGTCTCAAATCACGGGGGTGAAAAAGCTGCAACACTCCTCCAGCCTCACGAACTCCAACATCGCTCGCTTTGGAGTGAAAACTGAGACCGAGGATGAACTCGCTAAG gagctggagcaggtgaATAAATGGGGccttaatgtttttaaaatctcaGAGTTCTCTGGGAACCGGCCGCTAACAGTCATGATGTACACGATATTCCAG gaGAGGGACATGTTAAAGACTTTTAAAATTCCACTCGACACCTTTATAACTTACCTGATGACCTTAGAAGACCATTATCATGGCGATGTGGCCTACCATAACAACATCCATGCTGCTGACGTCACCCAGTCGACTCATGTGCTGCTATCCACCCCTGCCCTTGAG GCTGTGTTCACAGACCTCGAGATCTTAGCTGCCATCTTTGCCAGTGCAATTCACGACGTGGACCATCCTGGAGTCTCCAACCAGTTCCTCATCAACACCA ATTCGGAACTAGCGCTGATGTACAACGACTCGTCCGTGTTGGAGAACCACCACCTAGCAGTTGGTTTCAAGCTCCTACAAGATGAGAACTGTGACATCTTCCAAAACCTGaccaaaaaacaaagacaatcaCTGAGAAAGATGGTCATTGACATC GTTCTAGCAACAGACATGTCGAAGCACATGAATCTACTGGCCGATCTGAAAACGATGGTGGAAACTAAGAAGGTGACCAGCTCGGGTGTTTTGCTGCTGGACAACTACTCTGACAGGATACAG GTTCTCCAGAACATGGTGCACTGTGCGGACCTGAGCAACCCCACCAAGCCCCTGCAGCTGTACCGGCAGTGGACGGACCGCATCATGGAGGAGTTCTTCTGCCAGGGTGATCGGGAGAGGGAGCGGGGCATGGACATCAGCCCTATGTGTGACAAACACAATGCCTCAGTAGAAAAGAGCCAG GTTGGTTTCATAGACTATATCGTTCACCCTTTGTGGGAGACGTGGGCTGACCTGGTTCACCCGGATGCCCAGGACATCCTGGACACGTTGGAAGACAACAGGGAGTGGTACCAAAGCACCATCCCCCAGAGTCCGTCTCCTCAACTGGACGACCCTGAGGATGGCAGTCGACCCCCAGGAGGGGACAAGTTCCAGTTTGAGctcaccctggaggaggacgGGGAGTCGGACACTGAGAAAGACAGTGGCAGccagccagaggaggaggaggacgaggaggaagaggaagaggaggaggaagaagaagaggatgaggaggaggatgacaaCAGCTGTACTGACTCTAAAACACTCTGCACGCAGGACTCTGAATCCACTGAGATTCCATTGGATGAAcaggtgggggaggaggaggaggaggaggagttggcGGAAGGGGAGAAAACACCTTGCTCGCAATCGTGCGTGGCGGAGGAAAAGGTAGCAGAGGTGGAAGAGaatgaggaggacaaggagaaatCCCCCGACACATAG